In Cryptococcus gattii WM276 chromosome N, complete sequence, a single window of DNA contains:
- a CDS encoding Ribonuclease H, putative (Similar to TIGR gene model, INSD accession AAW47190.1) has protein sequence MSSTSPRSTSSKRKTLPNLSDSDGEGAFSEVLTRQARRKQKKVNKHRPEFQFNIQELKYGRKVTLAHIRDLILFIVADGQKPQWIQVNNKSYISHTVLLFVPGLLPTHLGLSSEITSVSMPFAISSISADEDILDREGEPNQKVPAIASLFTYGCPTRAPGDKLRMHSAINQLLMCPIPEHVKRKREAEKEKNHDHTTAQVDSYSPLLYLLTPNQMIDNDYNIPSYLPHVDRRVVPGLDRSMIPDQSNFLLSSLSEIEDIRVRDESERLTGIDSTRSTKGNTREGGWVETSPAEGPPKNGIYPILAIDCEMVVSKDGDELARISVIDFNSGKNVFDELVLPPGEILDYRTQWSGITAERLSSTTHTISSIQDLLLSGPSPLITPHTILLGHSLECDLNVLRIRHPLCIDTALIYKHPRGPPFKPGLKWLAQKWLQRDIQVGENGHDSEEDALACVDLLKMKLANGPDFGDSINNMEPIVERIGRYQDNSPESRKTSAYCDYGDPRWLYGAKATTAVRCTSDDDVVNAVVKNAQSHTFVFGRMMELSEAQGWNDGGASLSSNSTVSLDSVLERFNNRLTTLHSSLPPNTALIIVTGHSDPLPMVKLTKKRQRWERSVKMGGIEGLSGDDRWMAEDDRDLEKAVEDAKAGMAFFRVTS, from the exons ATGTCTTCCACCTCACCGAGATCAACATCTTCCAAACGCAAGACTCTGCCAAACCTCTCAGACAGTGACGGCGAAGGCGCGTTCAGCGAAGTTTTGACTCGTCAGGCACGACGGAAACAGAAGAAAGTGAACAAGCACAGGCCAGAGTTTCAATTCAATATACAAGAGCTGAAATATGGCAGAAAGGTTACTCTTGCT CATATCCGGGACTTAATTCTATTTATTGTGGCCGATGGACAAAAACCCCAGTGGATCCAAGTCAAT AACAAGTCCTATATATCTCATACTGTATTGCTCTTTGTCCCAGGCCTTCTACCTACTCATCTGGGATTGAGCTCGGAAATCACTTCTGTTTCAATGCCTTTTGCCATCAGCTCAATTTCAGCTGATGAAGACATCCTCGACCGTGAAGGGGAACCCAATCAGAAAGTACCCGCCATCGCTTCATTGTTTACCTACGGATGTCCCACACGGGCACCCGGTGACAAGCTTCGAATGCATTCGGCGATCAATCAATTATTAATGTGCCCTATTCCAGAGCATGTTAAAAGGAAGCGAGAAGcagaaaaggagaaaaatCATGACC ACACAACCGCTCAGGTTGATTCTTATTCTCCTCTATTGTACCTCCTTACGCCTAATCAAATGATTGACAACGACTATAACATACCGTCATATCTCCCCCACGTTGATCGCCGCGTTGTACCAGGCTTGGATAGATCAATGATCCCAGACCAGTCAaattttcttctttcaaGTTTATCGGAAATAGAGGATATCAGAGTAAGAGACGAATCAGAACGCCTCACTGGAATTGATAGTACAAGAAGTACTAAAGGCAATACAAGAGAAGGCGGGTGGGTAGAGACTTCCCCGGCGGAGGGCCCACCAAAAAATGGAATATATCCAATTCTAGCCATTGACTGTGAGATG GTTGTATCaaaagatggagatgagTTGGCGCGGATTTCCGTCATTGATTTCAACAGTGGAAAGAATGTTTTCGACGAACTCGTTTTGCCTCCTGGTGAAATATTGGATTATCGCACCCA ATGGTCAGGTATCACTGCTGAGCGTCTCTCATCAACTACTCATACAATTTCCTCGATCCAGgatcttctcctttctgGCCCGTCGCCTTTAATTACACCTCATACCATACTTCTTGGTCACTCACTCGAATGTGATCTGAACGTGCTGAGGATTCGTCATCCTCTGTGTATCGACACCGCTCTTATCTATAAGCACCCAAGGGGGCCCCCTTTTAAGCCTGGGCTGAAATGGTTGGCGCAAAAGTGGTTGCAAAGAGATATCCAAGTAGGCGAGAACGGACATGATTCCGAGGAAGATGCATTAGCCTGTGTGGATCttttgaagatgaagttGGCCAATG GCCCTGATTTTGGCGATTCCATCAATAACATGGAACCCATCGTGGAACGTATTGGTAGGTATCAGGACAATTCCCCCGAATCCCGCAAAACTTCCGCATATTGCGACTATGGTGATCCTCGATGGTTATATGGCGCAAAAGCGACAACAGCTGTACGATGTACCTCAGATGACGATGTCGTGAATGCTGTGGTGAAGAATGCTCAGAGTCATACTTTTGTATTCGGCAGAATGATGGAACTCTCTGAAGCACAAGGAT GGAACGATGGTGGGGCCAGCTTATCTTCGAATTCTACAGTTTCGCTCGATTCGGTCCTCGAGCGTTTCAATAACCGTCTCACTACATTACATTCTTCCCTTCCGCCTAATACTGCATTAATCATCGTCACTGGCCATTCTGATCCGCTGCCAATGGTGAAACTTACGAAGAAGCGGCAAAGATGGGAGAGGTCTGTAAAGATGGGAGGTATCGAAGGACTCTCTGGGGATGATCGATGGATGGCGGAGGATGACAGAGACCTTGAGAAGGCGGTAGAAGACGCGAAAGCGGGCATGGCTTTTTTCCGGGTGACGTCTTAG
- a CDS encoding Arginine metabolism transcriptional control protein, putative (Similar to TIGR gene model, INSD accession AAW47195.1), translating to MDPTLTPGDHTPFPHQIAGHPGVMSDPSGGLLIKPALPREIAFYQMLSNSDPEDIVWPLRKFVPKNYGTLRLEGRLGAGGAIETDLDMKNETPESVVLENLAYAYTRPNIMDVKLGTVLHAPYATDEKRQRMEKQARETTTHETGIRLTGCQTWHAPTQGYISTPKSFGKSITTPELSLGMVRFFPLPTDSIPCLVAHPSPPPTAVEVVSNIEASHLPIPDEASCASVIQSATSISIPIPPPTPISPEDGTTATTTPASTDLETLPTYKDHSIPPRTLARLLTLLLQKLDYLTEAISNLEMRFVGASLLIVYEGDPVRLEAALDREEKVGVKGGSDGKENGNGDSERSMFSDDGSIDSDSDEDEDDEYDSDEEEGYDSEDDLDGKKKDERRARKCPALTLKMIDFAHTWLAQGEGPDEGVLKGLRTFKSLVERRLEEVERSCM from the exons ATGGACCCAACACTCACCCCCGGTGACCACACCCCTTTCCCCCACCAAATCGCAGGCCACCCAGGTGTCATGTCCGACCCCTCCGGCGGCCTCCTCATCAAGCCCGCCCTCCCTCGCGAAATTGCTTTTTACCAAATGCTGTCCAACTCAGATCCAGAGGATATAGTGTGGCCACTGAGGAAGTTTGTACCGAAGAATTACGGGACATTGAGATTGGAAGGGAGGCTAGGTGCTGGGGGTGCGATTGAGACGGATCTGGATATGAAGAATGAGACGCCAGAG AGCGTGGTACTAGAAAACCTGGCTTATGCGTATACCCGCCCGAACATTATGGACGTCAAACTCGGTACTGTGCTGCACGCTCCCTACGCAACGGACGAGAAGAGACAACGGATGGAAAAACAGGCGAGAGAGACGACTACACACGAGACGGGGATACGCTTAACAGGCTGCCAA ACATGGCACGCTCCTACGCAAGGCTACATTTCCACCCCCAAATCATTTGGGAAATCCATCACAACTCCTGAACTCTCTCTGGGCATGGTCCGTTTCTTCCCCCTCCCAACCGACTCCATCCCTTGCCTTGTCGCTCATCCTTCTCCGCCACCTACAGCTGTAGAAGTCGTCTCTAACATTGAGGCGAGTCATTTACCTATACCGGACGAGGCGTCTTGTGCTTCTGTTATCCAATCTGCCACCTCCATTTCCAttcccattcctcctcccacCCCCATTTCTCCCGAAGACGGCACTACCGCCACTACCACCCCCGCGTCCACCGATCTCGAAACATTGCCAACGTACAAAGACCACTCCATCCCTCCCCGCACGCTCGCTCGCCTCTTAaccctcctcctccaaaaACTCGACTACCTCACAGAGGCGATTTCCAACCTTGAAATGCGATTTGTGGGTGCTTCGTTGTTAATCGTGTACGAAGGTGATCCGGTGAGGCTGGAGGCTGCGCTGGATAGGGAGGAAAAGGTTGGGGTAAAGGGAGGGAGTGACGGGAAGGAAAATGGAAATGGGGACAGTGAGAGGTCAATGTTCAGTGATGATGGGTCGATCGATTCAGATTcggatgaggatgaggatgatgagtATGATTCggatgaggaggaggggtATGACTCGGAAGACGATCTGGATGGGAAGAAAAAAGACGAAAGACGAGCGAGGAAATGCCCGGCGCTAACGCTCAAAATGATCGATTTCGCGCATACCTGGTTAGCACAGGGGGAGGGACCTGATGAAGGCGTGTTGAAAGGGTTGAGGACGTTTAAGAGTTTGGTGGAAAGACGGTTGGAAGAAGTTGAACGGAGTTGTATGTGA
- a CDS encoding Hypothetical protein (Similar to SGTC gene model, INSD accession EAL17135.1; CNBN2270): MTSFPGPLPSQRISSVAPLSDTSPSLRTPRLTRYRSDTMLSTSSSTSSILQTPETPSILETLSAGLGPGIHIGPPKPQVDSPNGLRIRRRASSYEFGALWEESPDDHQAAKAGPSRLSVTGREWRLYDSPEEHDRDDYFSPAANMAPANFITYQPSTLPQQTQTEPEVHQVADPGITTTNPARPSTTRRMSSKLKDAVRLKLGRSKSSFKVLNRKTQHEEDEQASQSPYISSSNPSTTSRRQRLKSLISFSQSSNFSLLSVRSDTPSSDLAFSSSYSQGNALGASLNAGERSRSLTIPTTVDGSVERAIGQACNEKIDPIEEELDRKGKGRAVHLPYPSLVQSQTPDFRNPVYDLSTPPLTQKQSSPLDTLCTEEAEEVKHVSFEESLPKELKLLVMKKLMESFANESFGRFSGELLGRMELIKMSTVSKSWEALCFDGQLWPTIDLAAIAHLLPASILHRILRHSASFISNLSLRGMDDIKGEMLIKALGGDTVDIMRYDYINRGPRLNVQRLDLSWCDTLTENDLASIIACCPNLRSLSLRGLSVVGSKLMYFLEKMETLEEIDISYCRALELPMLSSYIKRVSKVQADKLRSIRAAGLHYPSDMLLLSIMERCHNLERLNLQGCHDVSDDMFENFYNYCVEHDKCMPSLTHLNVSNTPLTPATFTFLIDHLPNLTHLEMANLRASDSPDDDDDGYELSKMLKSMPNLRKVDLEDTAGLSGVSDMVLEALTSMEGDVGTTGCELEELKIGYARASSGTIVDLIKGCKKLRVLELDNTEANNSVMREFLRRRAYPCSRLSIIDCHNITQSAYAEIAASTRARQGWKGWAAVPFGYDNDVEMAERMVLKTFWGWKRVVVPKGWTEMRNEAEKMESRKRARLEQDACGTVGENSNGSKWKGDGKANAVDGEWVKTRPRMRSNGSINREPVGCIIA; encoded by the exons ATGACCTCATTTCCCGGCCCGCTCCCATCTCAACGCATCTCATCTGTTGCCCCCCTTTCAGATACTTCACCCTCACTTCGCACTCCTCGGCTCACCAGATATCGCTCCGATACTATGCTTAGCacctcatcctccactTCATCCATTTTGCAGACTCCAGAAACGCCGTCAATCCTGGAAACATTATCCGCAGGCTTGGGTCCGGGCATTCATATAGGCCCCCCTAAACCACAAGTGGATTCACCTAACGGATTGAGaataagaagaagagcaagcAGCTATGAGTTTGGTGCGTTATGGGAAGAGTCACCAGATGATCATCAGGCGGCAAAGGCTGGTCCTTCGAGGCTTTCAGTCACAGGTCGGGAGTGGAGATTATATGACAGTCCTGAGGAGCATGATAGAGATGACTACTTTTCACCAGCGGCTAATATGGCTCCAGCAAATTTCATAACCTATCAGCCCAGTACACTGCCCCAACAAACACAAACAGAGCCCGAAGTTCATCAAGTCGCTGATCCTGGTATAACAACCACCAATCCCGCCCGTCCCTCGACGACAAGGCGGATGTCTTCAAAACTCAAAGATGCAGTCCGACTCAAACTGGGAAGATCGAAATCCTCCTTCAAGGTCCTCAATCGCAAGACTCAGCATGAGGAGGACGAACAAGCATCTCAGTCGCCATACATAAGCAGCAGTAATCCGTCTACTACATCTCGCCGGCAACGCTTGAAATCCCTCATCTCGTTCTCGCAATCAAGCAACTTTTCTTTATTATCGGTACGTTCTGACACTCCATCTTCTGATCTGGCGTTTTCTTCCAGCTACTCGCAAGGAAATGCCTTGGGAGCATCTTTGAATGCCGGTGAACGATCCCGTTCGTTAACTATACCGACTACGGTTGATGGCAGTGTAGAAAGAGCGATCGGACAAGCGTGCAATGAGAAAATTGATCCAATAGAAGAAGAACTGGATAGGAAAGGTAAAGGTCGAGCGGTACATTTGCCATATCCCTCCCTAGTCCAATCCCAAACACCGGACTTTCGCAATCCGGTTTACGATCTTTCGACCCCTCCTTTAACGCAAAAACAGTCTTCTCCTCTCGATACGCTTTGCACTGAGGAGGCTGAGGAGGTGAAGCACGTTAGTTTTGAAGAAAGTCTTCCGAAAGAGCTCAAGCTTttggtgatgaagaagttgaTGGAGAGTTTTGCGAATGAAAGTTTCGGTAGGTTCTCCGGGGAGTTATTGGGAAGGATGGAATTAATAAAGATGAGTACT GTTTCCAAATCATGGGAGGCATTATGCTTTGATGGCCAACTGTGGCCAACTATCGATTTAGCTGCTATTGCTCATCTCCTTCCGGCATCCATCCTCCATCGCATACTTCGGCACTCAGCGTCGTTCATTAGCAACTTATCCCTCCGAGGGATGGATGATATCAAAGGTGAAATGCTTATCAAAGCTTTAGGAGGAGACACTGTTGATATTATGAGGTACGACTATATCAATCGCGGTCCAAGACTCAATGTCCAGCGACTTGATCTGAGCTGGTGCGACACTTTAACCGAAAATGATTTGGCTTCGATCATTGCTTGCTGCCCCAACTTACGCTCTCTAAGTCTCAGAGGGTTAAGTGTGGTGGGTTCCAAATTAATGTACTTTCTCGAGAAAATGGAGACTCTTGAAGAGATCGATATTTCATATTGCAGGGCGCTTGAACTACCCATGCTTTCAAGCTATATCAAGCGCGTTTCAAAGGTACAAGCGGACAAATTGAGGTCTATCAGGGCTGCCGGCCTGCACTACCCAAGCGACATGCTTTTGTTGTCTATTATGGAACGTTGTCATAACTTGGAGAGACTTAATCTCCAAGGGTGCCACGACGTAAGTGACGACATGTTTGAGAACTTTTACAATTATTGCGTCGAGCACGACAAGTGCATGCCAAGCCTCACCCATCTGAACGTCTCAAACACCCCACTTACCCCTGCCACCTTCACTTTCCTCATCGACCATCTCCCTAATCTGACCCATCTCGAAATGGCAAACCTCCGAGCTTCAGACAGCCCggatgacgatgatgatggatACGAACTGTCAAAGATGTTGAAGAGTATGCCAAACCTTCGGAAAGTGGATCTGGAGGATACGGCGGGTTTGTCGGGCGTGAGCGATATGGTCCTTGAGGCGTTGACGTCGATGGAAGGTGATGTGGGGACTACGGGGTGCGAGCTGGAGGAATTAAAGATTGGGTATGCGAGAGCATCATCGGGGACGATCGTGGACCTTATCAAAGGCTGCAAGAAACTCAGAGTATTGGAACTTGAT AACACGGAAGCAAACAATTCAGTCATGCGCGAATTTCTCCGCCGCCGTGCTTATCCTTGCTCTCGGCTATCTATCATCGACTGTCACAACATCACCCAGTCTGCTTACGCTGAAATTGCAGCTTCCACACGTGCACGTCAAGGGTGGAAAGGCTGGGCGGCTGTGCCGTTTGGGTACGATAATGATGTCGAGATGGCTGAGAGGATGGTGTTAAAGACATTTTGGGGTTGGAAGAGGGTGGTGGTCCCGAAAGGATGGACGGAGATGAGGAACGAGGCagaaaagatggagagTCGAAAGAGGGCCCGACTGGAGCAAGACGCTTGTGGCACAGTAGGGGAAAACTCAAATGGTTCAAAATGGAAAGGGGATGGGAAAGCTAACGCTGTTGACGGCGAGTGGGTTAAAACCAGACCGAGAATGAGGAGTAATGGTTCCATCAATCGGGAACCTGTGGGGTGTATCATTGCGTGA
- a CDS encoding Epoxide hydrolase 1, putative (Similar to TIGR gene model, INSD accession AAW47190.1) encodes MSYSDLPHKPTIPVEPFKLSIPDEDIKVLHILLKSTRVAKESFENVSAEKNKFGITRKWLVNMKDDWIKLDWRKQEERINSLPAFKAKVKNLEDSVFSIHFTALFSKKTDAIPIILSHGWPGSFYEFIAMMEMVKKEYSPKDLPYHLIVPSLPGWLFSTPPPIDREFGVKDVGYLFNGLMEGLGFGDGYVAQGGDIGSYVANELGAKYPACKIIHVNYSNPPLRPLPDSPEQGAPPPSAEEIFELLQKYGYALEHSTRPATVGLVVGSNPLSLLGWVGEKFLEWTDESPSVETILTMASLYWFTDCFTTSIYTYRYGLGAKRHEASKEASYQKCPLGYSEFPKEITEIPAEWVKAQANMVWSKKHDSGGHFAALERPELLWVDIEDFINSQWEKCKGDC; translated from the exons ATGTCATACTCAGATCTTCCCCACAAACCGACGATTCCCGTCGAGCCCTTCAAACTCTCGATACCGGACGAGGACATCAAGGTGCTCCACATCCTACTCAAGTCTACCAGAGTTGCCAAAGAAAGCTTCGAGAATGTTTCTGCGGAGAAGAACAAGTTTGGAATAACAAGGAAATGGCTGGTGAATATGAAAGATGATTGGATCAAATTGGATTG GCGTAAACAAGAGGAGCGTATCAATTCTCTTCCTGCCTTCAAGGCAAAAGTCAAAAACTTAGAAGATTCGGTATTCTCGATTCATTTCACAGCCCTTTTCTCAAAGAAGACGGACGCAATTCCCATCATTCTCAGTCACGGCTGGCCAGGTAGTTTTTACGAATTTATTGCAATGATGgagatggtgaagaaggagtACAGTCCTAAGGATCTTCC ATACCATTTGATAGTACCATCCCTTCCCGGATGGCTTTTCTCTACGCCTCCTCCTATTGATAGGGAATTCGGCGTGAAGGATGTCGGGTATCTATTTAACGGTCTAATGGAAGGTCTCGGTTTTGGGGACGGCTATGTCGCCCAAGGTGGTGACATTGGGAGCTATGTGGCGAATGAACTTGGTGCCAAGTACCCTGCTTGTAAAA TCATTCATGTCAATTATTCTAACCCACCTTTGCGCCCACTTCCAGACTCTCCCGAACAAGGGGCTCCACCGCCCTCTGCTGAAGAGATTTTTGAACTACTGCAGAAATATGGATACGCTCTCGAGCACTCTACTCGACCAGCCACTGTAGGCTTGGTAGTAGGTTCCAACCCACTCAGCTTGTTAGGCTGGGTCGGCGAAAAGTTCCTCGAATGGACGGATGAGTCCCCAAGTGTCGAAACAATCTTGACAATGGCAAGCCTTTATTGGTTCACTGATTGCTTTACAACGTCGATTTACACATATCGATAT GGTCTTGGCGCCAAACGTCATGAAGCTTCCAAAGAAGCTTCTTACCAGAAATGCCCTCTGGGCTACAGCGAGTTCCCCAAAGAGATCACCGAAATACCCGCCGAATGGGTCAAGGCGCAAGCCAATATGGTCTGGTCCAAGAAACATGATTCT GGTGGCCATTTTGCTGCTCTCGAAAGGCCGGAATTGTTGTGGGTGGATATAGAGGATTTTATTAACTCGCAGTGGGAGAAGTGCAAAGGTGACTGCTGA
- a CDS encoding Phospholipid metabolism-related protein, putative (Similar to TIGR gene model, INSD accession AAW47193.1): protein MPLLNPFARQADRPTTTSPTKSRRWRIFISYAPDWIITILLWINGYRRLFSVTDTSLAHPYANPERIPVWLLAVLCGIVPAILIILAAFVRRSFWDAHNGILGLILGLGLTATFTDIIKITVGRPRPDLFARCILPADLTSNPVHGLTSWTVCTTTDDGMLNEGFRSFPSGHSSFAWCGMWYLILFLAAKMGINNRQGFTYKSWLLLAPLSCATLVAISRTMDYRHHATDVIAGAVIGLLGGWYAYRQYYPPISDLLAYKPYSPRIPKSDPPPIPLHSHSRSSPSTEMMLRQDQESQLQYRNGRESCGPYGAYRPDEWVGIMNVNGQSQQSHPQQTQSQTPMAIRNAEIQSQRQRRQEQGYTAQTPQSDSDHLRKGTLADSGSESVEMVGRSS from the exons ATGCCGCTACTCAATCCTTTCGCCAGACAAGCTGATCGCCCGACCACTACGTCCCCCACAAAGTCCCGTCGATGGCGTATATTCATCAGCTACGCCCCCGACTGGATAATCACCATTCTTCTCTGG ATTAACGGTTATCGCCGCCTGTTTAGTGTGACAGATACTTCTCTCGCACACCCTTATGCAAACCCGGAGAGAATACCGGTATGGCTGTTGGCCGTGCTTTGTGGAATTGTTCCTGCGATACTAATCATCCTCGCTGCGTTTGTGAGGAGATCGTTCTGGGATGCACATAATGGTATCCTCGGGCTGATTCTCGGTCTGGGGTTGACTGCCACATTCACCGATATTATCAAA ATAACAGTCGGCCGCCCCCGACCCGACCTTTTTGCACGCTGTATCCTCCCCGCCGACCTCACCTCCAACCCAGTCCATGGCCTCACCTCATGGACGGTCTGCACCACCACAGACGACGGGATGCTGAACGAGGGATTTAGGAGTTTCCCGAGTGGGCATAGTAGTTTTGCTTGGTGTGGGATGTGGTATTTGATCCTGTTCCTCGCTGCTA AGATGGGAATAAACAACCGCCAAGGGTTCACATACAAATCATGGCTCCTCCTCGCACCTCTCTCCTGCGCAACCCTCGTCGCGATCTCACGAACCATGGATTACAGGCATCATGCCACTGACGTTATTGCCGGTGCCGTGATTGGGTTATTGGGCGGATGGTATGCTTATAGGCAGTATTATCCT CCCATCTCCGACCTCTTGGCATACAAACCCTACTCCCCCCGGATCCCCAAATCCGACCCGCCCCCTATCCCACTCCATTCTCATTCCCGTTCAAGCCCTAGTACAGAGATGATGCTCCGACAGGATCAGGAATCTCAGCTTCAGTATCGGAATGGAAGAGAATCGTGCGGACCGTATGGTGCCTATAGGCCGGATGAGTGGGTTGGAATAATGAATGTAAATGGTCAGAGTCAACAATCACACCCACAACAAACACAGTCCCAAACGCCAATGGCAATAAGGAATGCAGAAATACAATCGCAGAGACAACGAAGACAAGAGCAAGGATATACCGCGCAAACCCCGCAGAGTGATAGCGACCATCTTCGGAAAGGTACACTTGCAGATTCGGGTAGTGAGAGTGTTGAGATGGTTGGGCGATCATCGTAA
- a CDS encoding 1,3-beta-glucanosyltransferase, putative (Similar to TIGR gene model, INSD accession AAW47197.1), which translates to MRLSSLALAGIQLLTVVAALPNITRTGKYLYDESGHRFYIKGVAYQPEGQLAASSDSNSANGGFPEPSSFYDPLSSPQNCTRDLPYLQQLGVNAVRVYSVNSSLNHDDCMKMFNDAGIYVLLDVSLPLNGSIDRSSPSWSTNLLNSYIETIDAFKDYENILGFNIGNEVVNLVSNTNAAPFVKAAARDIKAYLKSVGSSALVGYAAVDGEADFRNSLAEYLTCGGDSIAVDLYGLNNYEWCGNENINSSNWNTITEGFSDLPVATYMSEFGCITSPPRLWTEVTALYASPVSDVFSGGVAFSYFPTSDGYGMVTISNNNTVTVSDDFTRLATQYNSTSPPNSPAKSSVTANKTDCPAESSSLLASSTLPPTPDEKFCNCINENSLSCIVKQSSANSPEIVGTLLDYTCSLLGSTDSSASCDPIAGNGTSGTYGQLSFCSPAIKLSYVMSTYYQFNPKDTSCDFGGNATLSANRPNTVQDANAAASSCLAAEPSGGVFTPTAPGSAAATATSSGAASGSTSSAASSDSSASTSGGLRSITVVGGMLTALVGIGGILVGGSATLL; encoded by the exons ATGCGCCTCTCCTCATTAGCCCTCGCTGGGATACAGCTCCTCACTGTGGTGGCTGCTCTTCCTAACATCACAAGAACTGGGAAGTATCTCTATGATGAGTCCGGCCATAGGTTCTATATTAAG GGCGTGGCGTACCAGCCTGAAGGACAACTAGCAGCTAGCTCGGATTCCAACTCTGCCAA CGGTGGCTTCCCCGAGCC CTCATCATTCTATGATCCACTCTCGTCACCGCAAAACTGCACAAGAGACTTGCCATACCTTCAGCAACTCGGTGTCAATGCGGTTAGAGTGTATAGCGTCAACTCCAGTTTGAACCACGACGACTGTATGAAGATGTTCAATGATGCTGGTATCTACGTGCT GCTGGATGTTTCCTTACCACTGAACGGAAGCATTGACCGATCAAGTCCCTCATGGTCAACAAATCTCCTCAATAGTTATATAGAAACCATTGATGCTTTCAAGGACTATGAAAATATTCTCGGTTTCAACATTGGAAATGAAGTGGTCAACCTCGTGTCCAATACCAATGCTGCTC CCTTTGTCAAAGCTGCTGCTCGTGACATCAAAGCCTACTTGAAGTCTGTCGGATCGTCTGCCCTCGTTGGATACGCCGCCGTCGATGGCGAGGCGGATTTCAGAAATTCTCTGGCCGAGTATTTGACTTGCGGAGGGGACAGCATTGCGGTCGACCTTTACG GTCTCAACAACTATGAGTGGTGCGGTAATGAGAACATTAACTCATCAAATTGGAATACCATCACCGAGGGGTTCAGTGATTTGCCAGTTGCCACCTACATGTCCGAGTTTGG CTGTATTACCAGCCCTCCTCGACTTTGGACTGAAGTTACCGCTCTATATGCTTCCCCCGTCTCAGACGTCTTTAGCGGTGGCGTTGCCTTTTCCTATTTTCCTACCTCTGATGGCTACGGCATGGTCACCATCTCCAACAACAATAC TGTAACCGTATCAGACGACTTTACTCGCCTCGCTACCCAATACAACTCTACCTCCCCACCCAATTCTCCCGCTAAATCATCGGTCACTGCCAATAAAACCGACTGCCCTGCTGAGTCTAGTTCCCTCCTTGCCAGCTCTACCCTCCCGCCAACCCCCGACGAGAAGTTCTGTAACTGCATCAACGAGAATTCATTATCATGCATAGTGAAACAGTCAAGCGCCAACTCGCCTGAGATCGTTGGCACTCTTCTCGA CTATACTTGCTCACTCCTTGGCTCTACCGACTCTTCCGCTTCGTGTGACCCTATCGCCGGTAACGGCACATCTGGCACTTATGGACAACTGTCTTTCTGCTCTCCGGCTATCAAGCTCTCCTATGTCATGTCCACATACTACCAATTCAATCCAAAGGATACCAGCTGTGACTTTGGCGGCAACGCCACATTGAGCGCGAACC GACCAAACACTGTTCAGGACGCCAATGCAGCCGCAAGCAGTTGCCTGGCCGCCGAACCTAGTGGTGGCGTATTCACACCCACAGCTCCTGGCTCTGCCGCGGCTACAGCCACTTCTAGTGGCGCCGCTTCTGGTTCTACCTCATCGGCCGCCTCTTCTGATTCATCCGCTTCTACCTCTGGGGGCCTCAGGTCAATCACTGTCGTCGGTGGTATGTTGACGGCGCTTGTAGGTATTGGGGGGATTCTGGTTGGCGGAAGCGCGACTTTACTATGA